Proteins from one Gemmatimonadales bacterium genomic window:
- a CDS encoding GntR family transcriptional regulator: MTGTWNPISTSTLSDRVYSALRDGILRGVPGPGEFVREVDVSESLGVSRTPVREALAQLARDGYVERIARRGYRVPAESVDRLLELYPIVAALEVLAGELAFPRIDEATIALLREANRECIDSLQANDIRASIHLNDRFHHLLSEPCGNQHLCDLLDQLRAQVVRLELWSASHLEHAIEATHQHDDIITAIERGDFATALALLKTNRLQTYTAFLQVTGRTPADT; this comes from the coding sequence GTGACTGGAACCTGGAACCCGATTTCGACCTCGACCCTGAGCGACCGGGTCTACTCGGCGCTGCGCGACGGGATTCTGCGGGGCGTACCAGGCCCGGGAGAGTTCGTCCGGGAGGTAGATGTCAGCGAATCACTTGGCGTCAGTCGCACCCCGGTTCGCGAAGCCCTGGCACAGCTGGCCCGCGACGGATATGTCGAGCGGATTGCCCGGCGCGGCTATCGCGTACCGGCCGAATCGGTGGATCGTCTGCTCGAACTCTATCCGATCGTGGCTGCTCTCGAAGTCCTGGCCGGTGAGCTGGCCTTCCCCAGGATCGACGAGGCCACCATCGCTCTGCTGCGGGAGGCGAATCGTGAGTGCATCGACTCGCTCCAGGCCAATGACATTCGGGCTTCGATCCACCTGAACGACCGATTTCATCATCTGTTGTCCGAACCGTGCGGTAACCAGCATCTCTGCGACTTACTCGATCAGTTGCGGGCGCAGGTCGTGCGACTCGAACTCTGGTCTGCTTCCCACCTCGAGCATGCCATCGAGGCCACCCACCAGCACGACGATATCATCACGGCCATCGAGCGCGGCGACTTCGCGACCGCACTGGCGCTACTCAAAACCAATCGGCTCCAGACCTATACTGCGTTCCTCCAGGTCACCGGTCGCACGCCCGCCGACACCTAG
- a CDS encoding amidohydrolase family protein, whose product MLIRSVSVLTLALAGALPAQAPRQLQPAVARYVDINEPVVALTNVRLIDGTGTPARTRQTILISGDRIAAVGPTATTAVPSGARRIDLSGHTVMPGIIGLHDHMYYSSAAGGSMKLMLQSYPRLFLSAGVTTIRTTGSVDSYQELNLKRSLGLGEQPGPDIFVTGPYLQGPGPGPGAMYPLSGPEDAARLVRYWSEEGVSWFKAYTQISRASLGAAIKEAHKHGVKVTGHLCSIGFREAVALGIDNLEHGFLDNLEYFPGKQPDQCPSDYVTQRKVYGNLDINGPEVQETIREMVARGVSMTSTLAVIELGSGRPVPRDPRVLAALFPAAAASVDSFYTRSATQNDPVLLKAFKNGMAFERAFVAAGGLLGAGSDPCCLSAIAGYADQRNYELLVEAGFSPEGAVQIMTQNGARILGIADRVGAVLPGQEADLVVLQGDLTGDPGVIRNVVTVYKRGLGFSSAKLTAAVRGMVGVR is encoded by the coding sequence ATGCTCATTCGCTCAGTTTCGGTGCTGACACTCGCACTGGCCGGGGCCCTTCCGGCACAGGCGCCCCGTCAGCTTCAGCCTGCGGTCGCGCGCTACGTTGATATCAATGAACCGGTCGTGGCCCTCACCAACGTCCGGCTGATCGATGGCACCGGCACCCCGGCGCGCACCCGACAAACGATCCTGATCAGCGGCGACCGGATTGCCGCCGTCGGGCCAACGGCGACCACGGCCGTACCGAGTGGGGCGCGCCGAATCGATCTGTCCGGTCACACCGTGATGCCCGGCATCATCGGGCTCCACGACCACATGTACTACAGCTCTGCAGCCGGCGGATCGATGAAGCTGATGCTGCAGAGCTATCCCCGCCTCTTTCTGAGCGCGGGTGTCACGACCATCCGGACCACCGGGAGCGTCGACTCGTACCAGGAGCTCAACCTCAAGCGTTCGCTCGGCCTTGGTGAGCAGCCGGGCCCCGACATTTTCGTGACCGGGCCGTACCTGCAGGGCCCCGGACCCGGGCCTGGAGCGATGTACCCGCTCTCGGGCCCCGAGGATGCCGCGCGCCTGGTGCGCTACTGGTCTGAGGAAGGGGTCTCCTGGTTCAAGGCGTATACCCAGATCTCACGGGCCTCGTTGGGTGCGGCCATCAAAGAGGCGCACAAGCACGGCGTCAAAGTCACCGGTCACCTCTGCTCGATCGGGTTCCGCGAGGCCGTGGCGCTCGGCATCGACAATCTGGAGCACGGTTTCCTCGACAACCTCGAGTATTTCCCCGGCAAGCAGCCGGACCAATGCCCGTCGGACTACGTCACCCAGCGAAAAGTCTACGGCAACCTCGACATCAACGGACCCGAGGTGCAGGAGACGATTCGGGAAATGGTCGCGCGCGGCGTCAGCATGACGTCCACACTCGCCGTCATCGAGCTTGGCTCGGGCCGCCCCGTCCCGCGCGATCCGCGAGTGCTCGCTGCGCTGTTCCCGGCGGCGGCCGCGTCGGTCGACTCCTTCTACACCCGCTCCGCCACGCAGAACGACCCGGTGCTGCTCAAGGCGTTCAAGAACGGGATGGCCTTCGAACGGGCCTTCGTGGCCGCGGGAGGCCTGCTCGGCGCCGGATCGGACCCCTGCTGCCTGTCGGCGATTGCGGGGTATGCCGACCAGCGGAACTACGAGCTCCTGGTCGAGGCCGGCTTTTCACCCGAAGGGGCCGTGCAGATCATGACCCAGAACGGCGCCAGGATTCTGGGCATTGCCGACCGCGTCGGGGCGGTACTGCCGGGCCAGGAAGCAGACCTCGTCGTCCTGCAGGGCGACCTGACGGGCGACCCCGGAGTCATCCGCAACGTGGTGACCGTCTACAAGAGAGGCCTGGGATTCAGTTCGGCAAAACTGAC
- a CDS encoding amidohydrolase family protein encodes MALRNRLAALGVCAWLGVVACGGGSSESYDIVLAGGRVMDPESGLDAVRHVGIRGDRIVAVSTSPLRGVQEVDVSGLVVAPGFIDLHAHGQNLSDNRWQARDGVTTALEMEAGVWPVESWYAERAKEGLLNYGGTVGHIGARIQYITGATSENDPAIGRLNAQGFPIWSHQRLEASEFPGLVALIEEGLRVGGLGIGMGINYSPAASPQEIYRVFELAAAHGVPIYVHVRGAGVGEPNGSFGSIQEMLSNALTSGASLHIVHLGSSGLIQGPKLATMIDAARARGVDVTTEVYPYTAASTAIESAIFDPGWQERLGISYGDIQWAATGERLTRESFDRYRKQGGPIIIHLIPETTVDSLVAHPGVMIASDGVPIINGRGHPRGVGTYARVLGRYVRERKALSLMDALGKMSYLPAERLRGALPEMARKGRVQVGADADLTVFDAERVIDRATFDDPAQASEGIPHVMVNGVFVVRDGQLVDGVLPGRQVRRTTPPSP; translated from the coding sequence ATGGCCTTGAGAAATCGACTGGCGGCGCTCGGCGTGTGCGCCTGGCTTGGCGTGGTGGCGTGCGGCGGTGGTTCGAGCGAGTCGTACGACATCGTGCTGGCGGGAGGCCGCGTGATGGACCCCGAATCGGGTCTCGATGCGGTTCGTCACGTCGGTATCCGGGGCGACCGGATCGTCGCAGTGTCGACGTCGCCGTTGCGCGGGGTCCAGGAGGTGGACGTGTCGGGCCTGGTCGTGGCGCCGGGGTTCATCGACCTCCATGCGCACGGGCAGAACCTGAGCGACAATCGCTGGCAGGCGCGCGATGGCGTCACCACCGCGCTCGAAATGGAGGCGGGCGTGTGGCCGGTCGAGTCGTGGTATGCCGAGCGAGCGAAGGAGGGGCTGCTCAACTACGGCGGCACGGTGGGTCACATCGGAGCCCGGATCCAGTACATCACCGGGGCGACCTCTGAGAATGATCCGGCCATCGGTCGTCTCAACGCCCAGGGCTTTCCGATCTGGTCGCACCAGCGCCTCGAGGCGAGCGAGTTTCCCGGGCTCGTTGCCCTGATCGAGGAAGGCCTCCGGGTGGGAGGACTGGGTATCGGGATGGGGATCAACTACTCGCCGGCCGCGAGCCCGCAGGAGATCTACCGGGTCTTCGAACTGGCCGCCGCCCACGGCGTGCCGATCTACGTCCATGTGCGCGGCGCCGGCGTGGGTGAGCCCAACGGCAGCTTCGGATCGATTCAGGAGATGCTCTCCAACGCGCTGACGAGCGGGGCCTCGCTTCACATCGTGCACCTCGGCAGCAGCGGGCTGATTCAGGGACCCAAGCTCGCGACCATGATCGACGCGGCGCGGGCGCGCGGGGTGGATGTAACGACTGAGGTGTATCCCTATACAGCTGCATCGACCGCCATCGAGTCGGCCATCTTCGATCCCGGGTGGCAGGAGCGGCTCGGCATCAGCTACGGCGACATTCAGTGGGCCGCGACCGGTGAGCGGTTGACCCGCGAAAGCTTCGACCGGTATCGCAAGCAGGGTGGTCCCATCATCATCCATCTCATTCCCGAGACCACGGTTGACTCCCTGGTGGCGCACCCGGGGGTCATGATCGCCAGCGATGGCGTGCCCATCATCAACGGCCGTGGCCATCCGCGGGGGGTTGGTACCTACGCACGCGTGCTGGGTCGCTACGTTCGCGAGCGAAAGGCTCTCTCGCTGATGGACGCGCTCGGTAAGATGTCGTATCTGCCCGCCGAACGACTCCGGGGCGCGCTGCCCGAGATGGCACGCAAGGGCCGGGTTCAAGTCGGGGCCGATGCCGATCTGACGGTCTTCGACGCCGAGCGTGTCATCGACCGGGCAACCTTCGACGACCCGGCGCAAGCGTCGGAGGGGATACCGCACGTCATGGTGAACGGTGTGTTCGTGGTTCGAGACGGGCAGCTGGTCGACGGCGTGCTGCCGGGCCGACAGGTTCGGCGAACGACTCCGCCGAGCCCGTGA
- a CDS encoding penicillin acylase family protein, protein MHLHARLVLSILLGLTATAAAQSRPSRAEVSRWERQARNVTIYRDTYGVPHVHGRTDADAMFGMAYARAEDRFQETEPAYIQALGRLAEVQGEDGVGWDLMVRAFEVERLSREEYAASTPQIKGLVDGWADGTNYFLFKNPSVKPRLPIRYEGWMALAMYRGLSLITEDIDLRALAGIVQPAPRGKEEGSNMWAVSAAKSASGYPMLFVNPHTPLLPLYESHWISDEGWNMTGLTAYANTAVPVKGHNAHLGWALTVNSSDMSDVWEVAFDDPARPLAYRYGSGYRMSVEWRDSLRVKTASGVETRHVALRKTHHGPIVGERNGKSLAVALGGLDRGGLLQQWYAMGKARNLAEFRDALAINGLVHHNVMYADRDGNIFFIHSGAVPRRDPSFDWTKPVDGSDPRTDWQGYHTPDEMPQVLNPPAGWMQNTNSTPFLTTAAGANPDRKDYPRYIALHPDNWRARASRQLLAGPGKFTFERWASMAFDTRFYAADRELPLIEDEWRQLAAYDADRAAALSPMVKELLAWDRRGAVASVPALWFTRYQWLAGARSARADTTAWFRMSALEQVRDSLRASFGSERVTLGEHHRLQRPHERAGETGYRDDRPSLPLPSADGSGVGTIFALSMAPNTGTKRRYAGSGSGYVAVIEFGPTIRSWSITPFGQSGDPASPHFFDQAPLFAAGKFKPIWFTMDDIKANLSRAYRPGN, encoded by the coding sequence ATGCATCTGCATGCTCGCCTTGTTCTGTCCATACTGCTTGGGCTCACCGCCACCGCTGCGGCGCAGAGTCGTCCGTCGCGGGCGGAGGTGAGCCGGTGGGAGCGCCAGGCCCGTAACGTCACGATCTATCGGGATACCTACGGTGTTCCCCATGTCCACGGCCGCACCGACGCCGATGCGATGTTCGGGATGGCCTATGCTCGTGCCGAGGACCGGTTTCAGGAGACGGAACCGGCGTACATCCAGGCGCTGGGCCGACTGGCGGAAGTGCAGGGTGAGGACGGGGTTGGCTGGGATCTGATGGTGCGGGCCTTCGAGGTCGAGCGGCTGAGTCGTGAGGAGTACGCCGCGAGCACCCCGCAGATCAAGGGGCTCGTCGATGGCTGGGCAGACGGGACCAACTACTTTCTTTTCAAGAACCCGTCGGTCAAGCCGCGCCTCCCGATTCGCTATGAAGGCTGGATGGCACTGGCGATGTATCGAGGCCTCAGCTTGATCACCGAGGACATCGACCTTCGTGCCCTTGCGGGGATCGTGCAGCCGGCTCCCCGGGGTAAGGAGGAAGGTTCCAACATGTGGGCGGTCAGCGCCGCCAAAAGCGCGTCGGGTTATCCGATGCTCTTCGTCAATCCGCACACCCCGCTGCTGCCGCTCTACGAGAGTCACTGGATCAGCGACGAAGGCTGGAACATGACCGGCTTGACGGCGTACGCCAACACGGCGGTACCGGTCAAGGGCCACAATGCGCACCTGGGGTGGGCGCTCACGGTCAACAGCTCCGATATGTCTGACGTCTGGGAAGTCGCCTTCGACGATCCGGCCCGTCCGCTCGCGTATCGATACGGCAGCGGTTATCGGATGTCGGTCGAGTGGCGTGATTCGTTGCGGGTCAAGACGGCCAGCGGCGTCGAGACGCGTCATGTTGCGCTGCGCAAAACCCACCATGGTCCGATCGTGGGCGAACGGAACGGCAAGAGCCTGGCCGTCGCGCTGGGGGGCCTCGATCGCGGTGGTTTGTTGCAGCAGTGGTATGCGATGGGTAAGGCCCGCAACTTGGCCGAATTTCGTGACGCGCTCGCGATCAACGGCCTGGTCCATCACAACGTGATGTACGCCGATCGGGACGGGAACATCTTCTTCATTCATTCGGGCGCCGTGCCGCGGCGCGATCCGTCGTTCGACTGGACCAAGCCCGTCGATGGCAGTGATCCGCGCACGGATTGGCAGGGCTACCACACGCCGGACGAGATGCCGCAGGTGCTCAATCCGCCGGCGGGGTGGATGCAGAACACCAACTCGACACCGTTTCTCACCACGGCTGCGGGTGCCAATCCCGATCGCAAGGATTATCCGCGGTACATCGCGCTGCATCCGGACAACTGGCGGGCGCGGGCCTCCCGCCAGCTGCTTGCCGGTCCCGGGAAGTTCACGTTCGAGCGCTGGGCCAGTATGGCGTTCGACACCCGCTTCTATGCGGCCGATCGGGAGCTACCACTGATCGAAGACGAGTGGCGACAGCTGGCGGCCTACGATGCCGATCGTGCGGCGGCGCTGTCGCCGATGGTGAAGGAACTGCTGGCCTGGGATCGGCGGGGCGCGGTGGCCTCAGTGCCGGCGCTCTGGTTCACTCGCTATCAGTGGCTGGCCGGTGCGCGGTCGGCGCGAGCGGATACCACAGCCTGGTTCAGGATGAGCGCACTCGAGCAGGTGCGCGATTCGCTTCGGGCCAGCTTTGGCAGCGAGCGGGTGACGCTCGGTGAGCATCATCGGCTCCAGCGCCCGCACGAGCGCGCCGGCGAGACCGGATATCGGGACGATCGCCCGAGTCTGCCGCTGCCGTCGGCGGACGGCAGCGGGGTCGGGACCATTTTCGCGCTTTCGATGGCTCCGAACACCGGGACAAAGCGCCGATACGCAGGTAGCGGATCCGGCTACGTTGCTGTGATCGAGTTCGGACCGACGATCCGTTCCTGGTCGATCACGCCGTTCGGCCAGAGCGGCGATCCGGCCTCACCCCATTTCTTCGACCAGGCACCGTTGTTTGCTGCGGGGAAGTTCAAGCCGATCTGGTTCACCATGGACGACATCAAGGCGAATCTCTCGCGGGCGTACCGTCCCGGGAACTAG